One bacterium genomic window carries:
- a CDS encoding DUF177 domain-containing protein: MFKLYIANLQDGVHTQEYTIKPAELNLLDEGLFGQDLLIRLEIEKVGRNIFIAAKLTAPLSLICDRCAEPYTWLLDEAYRMLFTSDPDMANDEDESTFLIQDTADEIDLTDPLRETALLAVPLKRLCRQECLGLCSRCGANLNTEPCSCKREQTDPRWEQLKSLLN, encoded by the coding sequence ATGTTCAAACTCTATATCGCCAACCTTCAGGACGGCGTTCACACGCAAGAGTACACCATCAAGCCGGCCGAATTGAATCTGCTGGATGAGGGGCTCTTTGGACAGGACCTGCTGATCCGGCTGGAGATCGAAAAGGTCGGCCGCAACATCTTCATCGCCGCCAAGTTAACCGCTCCGCTGTCCCTGATCTGCGATCGCTGTGCCGAGCCTTATACCTGGTTGTTGGATGAGGCCTACCGGATGCTGTTCACCAGCGATCCGGACATGGCCAATGACGAGGATGAGAGCACTTTTCTCATTCAGGACACGGCTGATGAAATCGACCTGACCGATCCGCTGCGGGAGACAGCGTTGTTGGCCGTGCCGCTCAAGCGACTTTGCCGGCAGGAGTGTCTGGGATTGTGCAGCCGTTGCGGAGCGAATTTGAACACAGAGCCCTGTTCCTGCAAACGGGAGCAGACTGATCCCAGATGGGAACAATTAAAATCACTATTGAATTAG
- a CDS encoding 2-oxoacid:ferredoxin oxidoreductase subunit gamma, which produces MSGEGGQGLVLAGKILAEAAAIYDNLNATQSQSYGPEARGGASRSEVILSDEDIDYPKAVHIDLLLALTQESCDRYATDLKPNGILLVDQDAVLTTPEGSFKVYRVPILQLARDRVGRALVANIVALGLIAGIANIVSEKALRQAIEARVPKGTEELNLKAFEVGLEHAKTLR; this is translated from the coding sequence CTGAGCGGAGAGGGCGGTCAAGGGCTGGTGCTGGCAGGCAAAATCTTGGCAGAGGCGGCAGCCATTTATGACAACCTCAATGCGACGCAGAGCCAATCCTACGGGCCGGAAGCGCGCGGCGGCGCCAGCCGGTCGGAGGTCATTCTCTCTGACGAAGACATCGATTACCCAAAGGCAGTGCATATTGATCTGCTACTGGCTCTGACTCAAGAGTCTTGCGACCGCTATGCGACAGATTTGAAACCCAACGGCATTTTGCTGGTGGATCAGGATGCTGTGCTGACCACCCCTGAGGGCTCGTTCAAGGTGTACCGGGTGCCGATTCTCCAACTGGCCAGGGACCGTGTCGGGCGGGCATTGGTGGCCAACATCGTCGCTTTGGGATTGATCGCCGGCATCGCCAACATCGTCTCTGAAAAGGCGTTGCGCCAGGCCATTGAAGCGCGCGTGCCAAAAGGCACCGAAGAGCTTAATCTTAAAGCTTTTGAGGTTGGTCTCGAGCACGCAAAAACGCTGAGATAA
- the rpmF gene encoding 50S ribosomal protein L32 gives MPLPKRRHSRTRRDKRRANWKAATPTVVECSNCHQPKLPHRACPNCGYYKSRSVFLPKES, from the coding sequence ATGCCACTACCAAAGAGACGTCATTCGCGCACCAGGCGAGATAAACGCCGTGCCAATTGGAAGGCCGCTACCCCCACCGTGGTAGAATGCTCCAATTGCCATCAGCCCAAACTGCCTCATCGAGCATGTCCGAATTGTGGGTATTATAAAAGTCGTTCGGTTTTTCTGCCAAAAGAATCTTGA
- the ndk gene encoding nucleoside-diphosphate kinase — translation MQQTLAIFKPDCIQNKALGQVLARIEAADFHIKALRMMRLTKPMARTFYFIHKGKPFYDDLVSFMIEGPVVVAVLEKEDAVQAWRSLMGATDPSKAEPGTIRRDFGSSVSRNTVHGSDSAENARREIDFFFSRWEWAAEGYE, via the coding sequence ATGCAGCAGACATTGGCCATATTCAAGCCGGATTGTATACAGAACAAAGCGTTAGGACAGGTGCTGGCCCGCATTGAAGCAGCGGATTTTCACATCAAGGCGCTGCGCATGATGCGCTTGACCAAGCCGATGGCGCGCACTTTTTATTTCATCCACAAGGGCAAACCCTTTTACGACGACTTGGTGTCCTTTATGATCGAGGGGCCGGTGGTGGTGGCTGTGCTGGAGAAAGAGGATGCGGTGCAAGCCTGGCGCAGCTTAATGGGGGCGACTGATCCCAGCAAGGCGGAGCCGGGCACTATCCGTCGCGATTTTGGTTCCAGCGTCTCCCGGAACACAGTCCACGGCTCGGATTCTGCGGAGAACGCCCGGCGGGAGATCGATTTCTTCTTCAGCCGCTGGGAATGGGCTGCTGAAGGCTATGAATAA
- the plsX gene encoding phosphate acyltransferase PlsX, whose product MGGDNAPHDVVHGGIEAARLSKSRFEVVLVGEEQVIRKEMARHFRIQDLPISVVHASETIHMDEEPVIAVKQKKDSSMAVAMTLQKKGKVAAVVSAGNTGALMATALFTLKRMEGVRRPALGTIMPSENGRAILLDVGATVDCRPDDLLKFAIMGSIYFSQIYNTSKPRVGLLNIGHEEMKGNELTQKAYALLSAAPIHFIGNVEGGGILHGDADVVVCDGFTGNAVLKFGESLLSIFKSSIRKLTRKYILSQLGAVLMKPTFDGIRKLFDYQEYGGAPFLGVQGICIKAHGRSTPKAIKNAVLVAYKMAAGNVTQRISDEIKHLSIELPSES is encoded by the coding sequence ATGGGGGGCGATAATGCCCCTCACGATGTCGTACACGGTGGGATCGAAGCGGCCCGGTTGAGCAAGTCTCGTTTCGAGGTGGTGCTGGTGGGCGAGGAGCAGGTGATTCGCAAGGAGATGGCGCGCCATTTCCGCATTCAGGACCTGCCCATTTCGGTGGTGCATGCTTCAGAGACCATTCACATGGATGAGGAACCGGTGATCGCCGTCAAGCAGAAGAAAGATTCTTCTATGGCTGTGGCCATGACGCTGCAGAAGAAGGGTAAAGTGGCAGCGGTGGTCAGTGCGGGCAACACCGGCGCTCTGATGGCGACTGCTTTGTTCACCCTTAAACGCATGGAGGGCGTGCGGCGTCCGGCCTTGGGAACGATTATGCCTTCGGAAAACGGCCGCGCCATCTTGTTGGATGTGGGCGCCACGGTGGACTGCCGGCCTGACGATTTGCTGAAATTCGCCATCATGGGCAGCATCTATTTCTCCCAAATATACAACACGAGCAAACCTCGCGTCGGTCTGCTCAACATTGGTCATGAAGAGATGAAGGGGAACGAACTGACGCAAAAGGCATATGCCCTGCTCTCCGCAGCGCCGATCCACTTTATCGGCAATGTGGAAGGCGGCGGTATCCTCCATGGAGATGCGGATGTGGTGGTGTGCGACGGTTTCACCGGCAACGCGGTGCTCAAATTCGGTGAAAGCCTGTTATCCATATTTAAAAGCAGCATCCGCAAATTGACGCGCAAATATATCTTATCTCAGCTCGGCGCTGTTCTGATGAAACCCACCTTTGACGGTATTCGCAAGCTGTTCGATTACCAGGAATACGGCGGTGCGCCGTTTCTCGGCGTGCAGGGCATCTGCATCAAGGCCCACGGCCGGTCCACGCCCAAGGCGATCAAGAATGCAGTGCTGGTTGCCTATAAAATGGCTGCCGGCAATGTTACGCAAAGAATCTCTGATGAAATAAAACACTTGTCTATTGAGCTGCCGTCAGAGTCTTAA